The genomic DNA TCTTAAGTTTGGAGAAGGAAAAGAATTCCTCGTCGCAGTTGCCGCACTTCACCAGGTTGCGCTTCTCGTTCAGCTGGCGCCAGTAGTGAGCGGCGTGCTTTACCAGCTCGTTCTCGACCTCGCGGCCGACACATTGGGCCACACCGTCATGGGCACGGATGTGGACTTCCTCCTCATGTACATACAGCAAATGCATCTTCATGTCAGCAAAGGTGGGAGTGGTAGCTTGACATCGGCCGCATTTGATCTGCAGCTCTACGGGGTCTTCCCGATCTTGTTCATCCGACGGCTCTGGAGAGACAGTTCTGGggagaaaatgggaaaatgCTTAGTTAGGCAATCAATCTGCTTCAAGCTAAAAGGTCAAGAGGCTTTGCACATGTTCAATAGCTATCCAAGAATTACCTTACCCCTCCAAAGACACATCATCCTCATGACGACTGATTGAGGGCTCCACGGTCAGCACAACCCTGTGGACCTCCCTCAGGTGACGGAAGTACACCCCCACATATCCAAAGACCTTGTCGCAGAACTCACAACACAGAGATCGGCGCGGCCGTACTTCAGAGTGATGAAGCTTCATGTGAGTGCTCAGGCTACCTCTGTGAGCGTATGCTTTGCGGCACAGGGGGCAGATGTAGGGCCGACTATTTGTGTGAGTGTTCATGTGGTTCTGGAGGTGGTGCTTGAACTGGAAACAGCGGTTGCAGATTGAGCAGCGGTGGAGCGGACGGCTGCCAATTAACACTTTTGGGTTGGAACCGGCTCTCAAATGAAGGGTCACCGGAGCCGTTTGGGGGGAACAGTCCAGAGCCTTGGTTGTGGCAGACGTTGGTTGGTGACCAAGTAAGAGCTCCTGTTCTTGGCCATCTGGTGCTAATGTAGGCAAGCTCACCAGTTGTGGAACCGTCTCCATAACCAACATGGGCTTGGGACGGATAGTTCGGTACTTCTTGGAAATATcaacttctttttgtttgaagCCTGGAATTACTGCTGGAGGTTTTTCAGGGACCCTTTTAcgaaagaaagacaaagaccTCTTCTTTCTGGCTTCAAAAGCCAAGATGTCTTCCATTGtctttctcttcctccctcttttCTTCCCAGGTGGCTTCTGAAGTGTAACAGGAACCAGTGAGGGTTTGGAGTTCAGCACCGGGTTTTGCCTCAAGACGTCAGCATTCTCCATGTTCTTGGACGTAGTATCTCCAGAAGAGAAGACCCCTGCCTGTCCACAGAAGCCTTTTCTCTCTGGGGTCAAACTGCTGAGCTTTGTAGCTGGTATCAGAGAGCTCTTTATCTTAGCATAAGGCAGAATGGGTAGCTTACCCTTAGGTGGTGAAGGAATAATGTGAACTGCTTTACTGAAGATGGCTGGTGACAAAACAGTGATACTGCCCTGAGGCTGAGCAGCAGTCGATTTAGTTTGGCACAACCCCACTGTGGTCTTAGTTTCCTCAGGCGGGTTGCTTGTAGAGTTTGAGGATGCTGCAGAAGAGTAATGGAGGTTCTGAACAAGGCTTGCTGAAGCAGGTCGCTCATTGCCATCTGCCGTTTGCTCTAACTTAGAACCAGGACAGAGGAGAGCCTTCTCTGGTAATACGGCAGTGACAGAGATGTCAGAAGAGGCTGGGTCAATCAGAAATACCTTTTCTAAAGATTCTTTTGTGGTTTCCCTTGTGGGCTTAGTCTCTTCTAGCTTTAGTTTTGACACTGCAGATGTTCCACTCCCCACTGACTTGGTCTGAGGCAGTACAGGAACGTTGAAAGCTGCTTTTGTACTTACAGCAATCGGTGATTTGACCTTTTCTGAGCTCCTCTTGCTTCTCGCCGATGGATATCTGGGTATGGGTAACTTGAGGTTTTTCTGGATTGACTGGGTTTGTTGCTGTGGCGTCTGAGAGGAGACAGAAGGTGGGAGTGCAACCAGGGAGAATGTTCCATCCTGACCTGCTATTTGCATCAGTGCATAGTTTTGTGTGGGTACGAGGATGGACTTGGGGCTAGAGGCAGTAGTCGCCTCAGGTAGAGCTGATCGAGGCTGGCAGGATGGGGCCAAAGGGGAGGTTGAGGGCACCACAGCTGGGGCCTTGGGAGCAATGCTCCGGAACTGAAGGCTCTTCATCTGATGGGATGGATCACTTGCAACCAACTGAAACacatagaaaaaagaaaatcatttcttACATGAGCTATACTGCCAAATTCTGGACAACACTTGAAAGCATCAACATCACTGATGCTTTCACATTAAcatcaatattagaaatgcatcaaaatatCAGCTAGCAAGACAACAGGTTTTCAGCCAATGTTTTTGGCCAGTTAGTGTGGGAAACTGAAAAATTCCAGGATTTTCCAATTTGTGAATACCCAAGTGCTAAATGTAGCAGTAGAAATGACCACACTCTTCAGAGTGGAAGCTGTTACTGAAGGAAGAGTCTAAATTTAGTGGGATGTTTAAGCAACAGAAGAAGCTAGATGCTATGACATATCGAGTCATGCCTGGGGTTCATTCAGACATTCAGAAAAGCATTACAGCAACGTTGCTGTAACATTAAATTCAAGAAGTTGGTATCTGATAGTAAATGAGACATTTGACTCTTAAAAGATTGAAGTATGTAAAAGGagaattaaattagaaaaaaaaagcataatggtgtattaaaatatgacaaatttgCACCGGTTTCAAAACTCAACTGAAAAGTCTATTTTCTGTATATCAATCGAACCCTTCTTAGAatttccacagttttttttttaaacaatttttctttGGTGATGAGCTCTAAAGTTTGAGGTTGGACACCCGCTTCAACATCACAGGTTCTCTGTCAGTCTCATGCTACTTACCCTGAATGGCCACAATAATATGACtttcagtcagaagaaacacatttgtaTGCCTAAAAgatctgtttaaaaatatatctgcaaggactatgaataattttgggcctAACTATACCTttttatattaaagtttttaaaagtgaaatcagaATTAGGTAAATATTGATATGGGGAGATTGAAACTGGCCACTTAGATTAGTGCATCTTTATCCAACAATGCTGCATCattcaaactaaaatctctGTTCAAAGATAAAGATCGGAAATAATGGACATTGCTGCAGAATGTTGTGGTCATATAACAATGTATTTAATGTATATATGTGACTTTTCCATTACTATATGGTCTGATTAAGTGGAAAGCCAAGCAagacaaagcaataaaatacatcGTCAAAAAAAATCATGGATTTTCACAAGTGTGACAAGCTGTCCTATTATCCATGGCTCTCTGGTCCCACACAGCACAGTCTCTCTGCCCCAGGCTAAGGACAGACTGCCCCCTTTGATATGTACTCAGCATGCTGCCACGGTACATGCTGAGGATCTGAGGGGGCTTCTTGTCCCCCCCACTTCCTGGAACAATCAGCCAGTGCGTGAAAGCTGCCTAGCGGCAGAATCTTTAGGAGATGAAGAGGGGCTTCCCTCTTCGTCGCCCCATCCACTGACCAGTTCTACAACCTGGCCGAAGGCAACGAGGATGTTTCACACAATCTCTAGAATTTACTTTATCCTACCTTGTTCACTAATAACATTTCATGCTTTCACAACGGGGGTGAGGCCGTTCCACACCGTTCTGCCATTCTGACAGCAGTGATACAGAATACGGCTGAACTCCGCAGGGAAACAGTAACCTCAAAGTGAGGTTTTACACAAGTCTTTATTATCTCAATCGACCGTAGAGTTTCCATCCATCAATCAAAAGCCACAGGTATGGCTataaaaacaagagagaaattCCCGACGATTGTATCAACACAGCGTCGTCGTATCAAAAGAAGGAGAAGATTACAGAGGTAAACTTCAAAGGGCctaattgtcaaaaaaaatggcaaaggtttgaatttcacattttgagcCAATGTTCAATCGCAACATGTGGTCCTGCCAAAGTTCAAACTGCGCTCTGAAACAATAATCAGCAAAAGGAGCAACAATCTGGAGGTGTTACTAAAGGCAAACATTCGAGCAATCATTCCTCAATAAACAAAAGGGATTCTTTTCACTCAAAAgaatgagaagaaaagaaaaaccgcTCAGGCATATTGTTTAACAGCTGGAAGTATTTTTgtgctggcagattatttataCAGTACCCTACCGCATTACGACTCCATAAAACTGGAGATATTCCTCGTCTGTGCGGACAGTTAATTCTAGTTTGACTGTGACTTTGGCTGAACACGGAATGGAATAAAAACCACAGGATGTGTGTTTCTCTGGGCGTTTTATGCAAGTATAGAAAGAGGGATGATGGGCAAAGGCCATGCATGTTGAATAACACTCCAATGTTAATTTAAACCGTTGGACATTAAGGAATGGAAAAATAAGGTGTGTATGAACAGCTGGAGAAGTAGTCAGGAGGATCGTAGTACTTTTGTCACTTTTGGCTCTCGGAAGAAAATTCAACTTCAATAAATCTGTCTCAATCCACTGAAGGAGAGATGGTACAGTTTAGGGGGTATGACTTGGAACTTTCTTACGTGAAATTATCTAAATCTTAATCTTGATAGATGTAGCACAATTTACCATTTGTGTGTGGTAAGTTTCTAACTTTAAACAAACCCTAAAGTAAGAGAGATTTGTCAGTGGTGCTGCTGGAGTCTGGACCTGATTCAGTGACAGAAGCATTTAACTTTGACTAGTAAGGTTGGTTTAGgtacagtccaaaaacatgactgttgggttaactggtctctctaaattgtccttaaGTATCTCATCTCCTTCCCAATGACTACTGGAGATAGGCAGTCTCTTATTTCTTTTGCTCAGTCAATAAAACGGTCCCtttcagtcacattttcaaAAGGTTCATAATTCCCCCTGTGAACTTTTTGCCACCCttcaaaagatgaaaaatatctCCTAAACCAGTTTTTTAAACGATGACAATTGATCTCCTGGTCGGCAATTGGTCAACCAGCTGCTTACTGGTTTTATACCACCATTGAGCCAATAAGCAAACTTGACAATAATGAAACTGCCTCTACTTTGTTTAGCAGTTCTAAAGTTGATCACACCTCCAGAGtgcagttgtttttgtcaaGAGGCACCTTTGGTAAAGTATGTGGATGCAGATCAGACTACTGCTTGCAagggctctgattggtcgggTTGAACTGCCCAAATAAATTCTCAGTGTCTCAGTTGTAAGACGaaaattgcatcattttgtACTTAGTCTCATGTCATCCACCCCTTCTTGTCACAATTCTCCTTGTGAACGTTTTGCCATCCtgtggatggaaaaaaatattgtgtgattggtcagaatttTGCGGATGTGATTGTTAATACAGAAGACATTCCCAGTTACTCAACTTCCAGAAACCGATTTCGATGTACTTGATGAACAGAACATCAAGTACTGCTTCAGTTGTTTCACAGATCCCACCTTGATGGCCTGAAGACGCCTCAGGCCTGGCATGAAGAGGCGTTTTCTGGAATAATCTTTACTTTCTTCCAGCAGAATCTCAGAAAGTGTGCTGGTGCAGTCGGCGACCG from Xiphophorus couchianus chromosome 21, X_couchianus-1.0, whole genome shotgun sequence includes the following:
- the znf438 gene encoding zinc finger protein 438, which translates into the protein MKSLQFRSIAPKAPAVVPSTSPLAPSCQPRSALPEATTASSPKSILVPTQNYALMQIAGQDGTFSLVALPPSVSSQTPQQQTQSIQKNLKLPIPRYPSARSKRSSEKVKSPIAVSTKAAFNVPVLPQTKSVGSGTSAVSKLKLEETKPTRETTKESLEKVFLIDPASSDISVTAVLPEKALLCPGSKLEQTADGNERPASASLVQNLHYSSAASSNSTSNPPEETKTTVGLCQTKSTAAQPQGSITVLSPAIFSKAVHIIPSPPKGKLPILPYAKIKSSLIPATKLSSLTPERKGFCGQAGVFSSGDTTSKNMENADVLRQNPVLNSKPSLVPVTLQKPPGKKRGRKRKTMEDILAFEARKKRSLSFFRKRVPEKPPAVIPGFKQKEVDISKKYRTIRPKPMLVMETVPQLVSLPTLAPDGQEQELLLGHQPTSATTKALDCSPQTAPVTLHLRAGSNPKVLIGSRPLHRCSICNRCFQFKHHLQNHMNTHTNSRPYICPLCRKAYAHRGSLSTHMKLHHSEVRPRRSLCCEFCDKVFGYVGVYFRHLREVHRVVLTVEPSISRHEDDVSLEGTVSPEPSDEQDREDPVELQIKCGRCQATTPTFADMKMHLLYVHEEEVHIRAHDGVAQCVGREVENELVKHAAHYWRQLNEKRNLVKCGNCDEEFFSFSKLKKHIMSHHRVRDGDGDEPRSTSPENGSDLGVLAAGAAFNCVLCSKVLDTKELIMEHWRSHHHCEQPVLLWDALSSYSGQEEGEVDGDLDTPSPSPH